The genome window CTGCCCCTCACCCTAACCTTACCGGGGTCGAGCCACTCGTCTCGACCCGTCCTTCGGACCCCCGTAAGAACGGGGAGAGGGGACGTGCCCTGCGAGGGGCTGGTGGGGGACGGAGAGGGTGCGGCACATCCCCTTCGCCCCGTTTACGGGGAGAAGGTGCCGGCAGGCGGATGAGGGGCCGGCTTGGGCGCGTCTCGCCTGCTGCCAAACGCGCGAACATCACCGCAGCCATAGCAATGACGCGTTTCGCTTGTCGTTCGGCGCATATGAGCTTGTCGACGCGGGCCAGTCGCTTCACCATGACGGTAACTTCAGCTCCGGAGACAGGCAGGCAATGACCGATATCGCGCAGATGCAGGAACAGCGATTGACCGCCCTTCGGCAGACCGCCTCGGGTGCGCCGAAACTGCCGTCCAACCCGTTCTTCGGCGTCGGGCCGATCACCGATGCGACGACCGACGAGGTGGACAGCCGCCTCCGGCGCATCGCCTTCGACGCCTGGATCGAAAAGACCTATCGCAAGTTCGACGACCGGGGCAACGATATCGGCGGCTTCACCACGGCCGAGATTTCCCGCAGCATGCATCGCGGCTATCCGGCCGATAAGATCCTGACCGACATGATGCGGGCGATCCATCGTTATTTCGGCTTTCCCAAGGTGAACCGCATGGCGGTGGGGCTCGGCGGCGGCCACAGCGGTTTCACCGTCTGCATTCAGCACCTGATGAATGCCAACGACGCCGGCCAGCACGTCTATGTCGATACGCCGCGGCCGGAGAGCGATCCGTCCAAGGCCGCCGGCTTCTTCCGCCAGTCCTGGGCCACACAGCTGATCGAGATGCAGCGCTTTGCCGAAAAGGGTTGCGAGAGCCGCATTCATTTCGCCGCCTCCGAGGGCGTGATCCCGACGGCGGCCGAGCTTGCCGCCCTCGGCGTTTCGATCTTCGTCGGCGTCGGCCACGAGACGACCGGGGCCAATGCCTATACCAGCGGCGAGGTCCGCGAACTCCTGACCTGGCTCGACGGCGATCCGGTCAATCGCCATGCGGTGTTCGACGCCACCTCGATGCTCGGCGCCATGCCCTGGGAGCCTGAACTCGTCAGCGCCGTGATGGCGAAATGCTGCCTGTTCATGCCGTTCCAGAAGGCGATCGGCGGGGTTTCCGGCTATTTCGTCGCCTCCTTCACGCCGCATGCTTTGGCGCTGATCGAAAAGAACCAGCAGGATCCGGCCTGGGCGATCCCGCGCCAGCTGAAGATCGCCCCGCCGATCGATCCCAGGCAGCCGTTTTCGGCCAAGCGCTCCGTCGATGCCGGGCCGTTCTACGATCCGGCCGAAGACCGCATGCTCGGCGGCGTCATCAACACCTACAGCGCACTCGCCTTTGCCGAGACCACCTTCGGCCTGCTGCAGTCGGAGGCGAGGGTCGGCTCCGTCGTCGAGCTCAACCGCCGCTCCGCCGCCAATCGCGCCGTGATCGACGAATGGGTCAAGGCGCATCCGCTGCTGTCGCTTGTAGTCGCCGATGCCGAACGCCGCGGCGCGGCGGTGACGCTTCTGAAGGTCGAGGACGCTGATATCACCGATGCCGGCATCCACGCCCGCATCATTGCCCGCTCGAAGCAGCTGCTCGGTTATGAGGGCATCACCCATCCGAACGGCGAATACAAGCCCGGCCTCGATGCCGCCCGCTACGTCAATGCCTTCCCGGGCACACCCGGCGACTATCGCGCCTGGGTCGGCGGCATCCGCGAGCCCGAAGATGTCGTCGCGCTCTTGGAAAATCTGCGATATGCCTATCTCAGCGCCAAGATCGTCGTTCTCGAAGAGGAACTGGCCAAGCACGGCGTGACCTTCGAGGCGCCTGATAAGGCCGATGGCGCCGTGCGCAAGGACGATCCGAACCACGCCTATACGGTGCTGATCGCCGATCTGGTCGGCCTGCGCTTCGGCGCCGACGGCGAGCCTGATTACAGCGAGGTCAAGGCCTATATCGAGGAAAAGGGCGGCAGCTTCCATCTCGGCCCGCTCAGTGACCGCGCGAGGCTCGAAAAGG of Rhizobium sp. BT04 contains these proteins:
- a CDS encoding NAD(P)-dependent oxidoreductase; this translates as MTDIAQMQEQRLTALRQTASGAPKLPSNPFFGVGPITDATTDEVDSRLRRIAFDAWIEKTYRKFDDRGNDIGGFTTAEISRSMHRGYPADKILTDMMRAIHRYFGFPKVNRMAVGLGGGHSGFTVCIQHLMNANDAGQHVYVDTPRPESDPSKAAGFFRQSWATQLIEMQRFAEKGCESRIHFAASEGVIPTAAELAALGVSIFVGVGHETTGANAYTSGEVRELLTWLDGDPVNRHAVFDATSMLGAMPWEPELVSAVMAKCCLFMPFQKAIGGVSGYFVASFTPHALALIEKNQQDPAWAIPRQLKIAPPIDPRQPFSAKRSVDAGPFYDPAEDRMLGGVINTYSALAFAETTFGLLQSEARVGSVVELNRRSAANRAVIDEWVKAHPLLSLVVADAERRGAAVTLLKVEDADITDAGIHARIIARSKQLLGYEGITHPNGEYKPGLDAARYVNAFPGTPGDYRAWVGGIREPEDVVALLENLRYAYLSAKIVVLEEELAKHGVTFEAPDKADGAVRKDDPNHAYTVLIADLVGLRFGADGEPDYSEVKAYIEEKGGSFHLGPLSDRARLEKGRIHFFYQPNLSTEAEILPQTDKGQYDALIAAATFIPKASVFPRGGVRIGAGTGNMGSASWGGGNGEGGDAALMNTPGINSRATAQMVLKAILKVVPDLPVDRLHRLVAGGDFDTGRQLKDFPTAKLDGRKLAVLGYGNIGREVAKLAKAFGMTVAIYAREHHRRWIEAEGFGYAASPVEAASGADVLSVHIGLGRLDASTGLYSNAGTVDAKVLSAMKDGAVLVNYDRGEVVDPYALDAALSSGKIAHAAIDADLFKDAATGTLSGPMLPYLPLEQRHKGRLELLPHAAADTDHPSRVTGAKQAVDQIFDVIRFKSVVNLKGDLSEGYISAGSRTPAGIGKVTKQVVTAAAGKTELLEELRQASEKIAAISGALSAVSDPAHRGRIVERYTGLLVENADRQRALLDQLGLYGPAEG